The genome window TGCCCCTCCTCGCTGAGCCCGTCCAGGGACACCTCCACGCTCACCCCGGGCCAGGAGGCCGTGGCCGACTCTCCGCTGGGCGGCATGCGGCCCTCGGCCCAGAGCGAGTACAATCCCTGGGCCACCAGGCTCTCCGCCGTTTCCCGACGTGAACGGACCTCCTTGGTCCACAGGTCCACGCCCGAGCCCAGGGCCGGATCGTTGGAGGCCGCCAGGGTCAGGTGCGAGAGGAGCATCGGCTCCAGGTCACGGCAGCCCGTGCGCTGGGCCAGGCCCATGGCCCGCAGGGCGAAGGTCAGGGCGTTGAGCGGCTCGATGCGGCCCAGGTCGTCGAAGAACCAGGCGCAACTGGCGAAGGACGAGAGGGCCCACTTCTGCATGGTCAGGAGCTTGAAGCCGGTGTCCCGGGCCGCGTCGTCCAGGCCGGGCAGGAAATGCCGCTCCCCGAACTCGCCGTTCTTCCAGAGCCCCGCGAGCACCTTGCCGAAATCCGTGAAGGCCTCCTCGGGGTCGCGGAACACGCGGCCGCCCACCTCCCGGAAGTGGACGTCCATCTCGGTCTTGACCGCGTTCAGCCCGTCGCGCAAGGGCTTGCGCCAGTGCTGGCCCCAGCCGGGATGCCCGCCGGTGGTGCAGCCGCAGTCCGAGCGCCAGCGCTCCACCCCGTGCACGCAGCTCCAGGACGAGGCCTGGCGCAGCCGGGCCCGCGAGCGCGGCGGGTTGGCCGCCAGATAGGCCCCGTAGTTGGTCACCCGCCAGCCGTCGCGGCCCGCGCGGGCCTGGGACAGGACGTAGGCCAGGGCCATCTCGCCGAAGGAGAAATGGTGGCCGTAGGTCTCCCCGTCCGTGGCCAGGGAGAGCAGGCCGGGACGCCCGGCGCCGTTGATCCGGCTCCAGAAGCGTTCGCCGTCGCGCAGGAGCCCCTCGAAGGCCACGGACTGGGACAGTGGGCCGTCGTAGAAGAACACCGCGATGGAGCGGCCGCCGGAAAGCTCCACGAGATAGGGCCGGGTGATGTCCAGGTCGCCCTCGTGGGCCTCCCGCCACTGGCCGTCGCCGTCGGCCACGGCCTCCACCTGGCGTGGGGCCAGGATGGTGTAGGCGATGCCCGCGTCGGCCAGGATCTCCAGGGTGCGGTCGTCCACGGCCGCCTCGGAGAGCCACATGCCCTCGGGCTTGCGGCGGAAGCGGGCCTCGAAGTCGGCCACGGCCCAGGCCACCTCGGCCCGGCGGTCGAGGTCCGTGGCCAGGGGCATGATGACGTGGTGGTATATCTGGGCCAGGGCGTTGCCGTGGCCCAGGCGCTCCAGGCTCCTGCGGTCGGCCTCCAGGACCCGGGCGTAGGCGTCCGGGGCGTGGCGCTCCATCCAGGTGAGCAGCGTGGGCCCGAAGTTGAAGCTCATCCACTCATAGCAGTTGAGCAGCTCCATGATCCGGCCGCCGCCGTCCAGACGCCGGGCATGGGCCAGGGGGCCGTAACTCTCCCGGCAGATGCGCTCGTTCCAGTTGCGGGCCGGGGCCGCGCTGCCCTCTGGAAAGACCATGTCCATCCACGGGTCCTCGCGGGGCGGCTGGTAAAAATGGCCGTGGATGCAGAGGAACTTGTCGGGCATGGGCTCACCTCGCTGTTGCCCCCAACATAGCCCCAACCGGCCGCCGAGTCCAAGGCCGGAGCGGAAGAAAAAAACGCCCCGCCGGAAATGTCGGCGGGGCGTCGAGGCTGTCCGGGGACCGGAAACGCTACATCATCCCGGCGACCTTGCGCATGAGGCGCACGAGCTGGTTCGTGAAGCCGGCCTCGTTGTCGTACCAGATGATGAGCTTGAGCATGGTGCCGCCGATCACCGAGGTGAGCGCCGCGTCCACCACGCCGCCGTGGGTCGAGCCGATGTAGTCCGTGGAGACCAGGGGCTCCTCGGAGAAGCCCATGCTGTCGTTGGCTCCGGCCTTGAGCAGGGCGTTGACCTCCTCCTTGGAGGTGGCGCGCTCCAGCTCGCAGACCAAGTCCACCAGGGAGACGTTGGGCGTGGGCACGCGCACGGCCATGCCGTCCAGGCGGCCCTTGAGCGCCGGGATGACCAGGGTGGCGGCCTTGGCCGCGCCTGTGGTCGTGGGGATCATGTTCACGGCGCAGGCCCGGGCGCGGCGGATGTCCTTGTGCGAGCCGTCCAGCACGCGCTGGCTCATGGTGTAGGAGTGCACCGTGGTCATCAGGCCGTGGCGGATGCCGTAGGCCTCGTGGATGAGCTTGGCGGCCGGGGCCAGGCAGTTGGTGGTGCAGGAGGCGTTGGAGATGATCCGGTGTTCGGGCTTGAGCTCGGAGTCGTTGACGCCCATGACGATGGTGGCGTCGGGTTCCTTGG of Desulfovibrio aminophilus contains these proteins:
- a CDS encoding DUF3536 domain-containing protein, which translates into the protein MPDKFLCIHGHFYQPPREDPWMDMVFPEGSAAPARNWNERICRESYGPLAHARRLDGGGRIMELLNCYEWMSFNFGPTLLTWMERHAPDAYARVLEADRRSLERLGHGNALAQIYHHVIMPLATDLDRRAEVAWAVADFEARFRRKPEGMWLSEAAVDDRTLEILADAGIAYTILAPRQVEAVADGDGQWREAHEGDLDITRPYLVELSGGRSIAVFFYDGPLSQSVAFEGLLRDGERFWSRINGAGRPGLLSLATDGETYGHHFSFGEMALAYVLSQARAGRDGWRVTNYGAYLAANPPRSRARLRQASSWSCVHGVERWRSDCGCTTGGHPGWGQHWRKPLRDGLNAVKTEMDVHFREVGGRVFRDPEEAFTDFGKVLAGLWKNGEFGERHFLPGLDDAARDTGFKLLTMQKWALSSFASCAWFFDDLGRIEPLNALTFALRAMGLAQRTGCRDLEPMLLSHLTLAASNDPALGSGVDLWTKEVRSRRETAESLVAQGLYSLWAEGRMPPSGESATASWPGVSVEVSLDGLSEEGHPRGRAAIAWRHEPGVDRCTWVWEQSESGDPMSSCVRIESESRGAQKCVPGQYLPWEKRQDLAVKWVLRAEGRVWSEQMEQARTGVYFFNPFREAQATQTEAPCWERLWAALGWIWVMGHVPGRADLIAFLRATGQNHPDGHILARRIGESVCALLREATPDWRRIAVILARAADIGVTTDLWRAQNLYWNRRSRGVVDAEVARRLWFTE
- the gap gene encoding type I glyceraldehyde-3-phosphate dehydrogenase, with translation MSVRIGINGFGRIGRYLTRLLVDEKDFELVAVNARATNSELCHLLRYDSVHGRFPHAAPTETGFTLKDHPVTVTRKGPGEWVWGELGCDLVIETTGKFTDRASCEKHLACGAKKVVVSAPAKEPDATIVMGVNDSELKPEHRIISNASCTTNCLAPAAKLIHEAYGIRHGLMTTVHSYTMSQRVLDGSHKDIRRARACAVNMIPTTTGAAKAATLVIPALKGRLDGMAVRVPTPNVSLVDLVCELERATSKEEVNALLKAGANDSMGFSEEPLVSTDYIGSTHGGVVDAALTSVIGGTMLKLIIWYDNEAGFTNQLVRLMRKVAGMM